Below is a genomic region from Methanolobus sediminis.
ATCACTCTCCTTGAAATGGATGCCCATGAGCATGAAGGTGAAGAGCACGACGATGGGGAAGAAGGTGGTCTCGATCCGCACATATGGACCTCTCCTGCTAATGTGGAAATAATGGTGGAGAACATTTATCAGGGGCTTGTGAAAATCGATCCTGATAATCAGGAAACTTATCTTGCAAACAAGAATGCATATCTTGCAGAGCTTAATGCACTTGATGAGCAGATACAGACCGCACTTGCAGGAAAAGAAGGAAGCAGTTTCATGGTCTACCATCCTGCATGGGGTTACTTTGCCAATCATTATGGATTAACTGAGGTATCTGTAGAGATAGAAGGTAAAGAACCAAGTGTAAAGGATATGCAGTCTGTGATCGACCTGGCAAATGAGAAAGGTATCAAGGTTATTTTCGTGCAGTCAGGTTTTAGTACAGTAAGTGCGGATGCTATAGCAAATGAGATTGGCGGAGAGGTAGTAGAGCTCGATCCGCTGGCAAAAGATTATATAGATAACCTTGCAAAAGTAGCAGAAGCGTTTGAAAAAGGACTGGCTTAAATGGAAAATGTGATCGATCTTAAGGATGTATGGGTAAGTTATGATGGTGTAAGGGTTCTTGAGTCAGTGAACCTGACCGTACAGGATAAAGATTTTCTGGCTATCATAGGTCCCAACGGTGGAGGAAAAAGCACTCTGCTGAAAGTCATTCTTGGATTGATCAAACCTGATAAAGGTTCAGTTAGCTTATTGGGTGGCAAGCCTGCAAAAACCAGGAGGTATGTGGGTTATGTCCCCCAATATCATTCTTCCAATCTTGATTTTCCCGTAACTGTATGGGATGTTGTCCTGATGGGGCGTCTGAGTCATAAACGTCCTTTGCAACGATATAATGAAGAAGATCGTAATGCAGCTCTTGAAGCTCTTAAAACGGTAGGTATGCTTGATTTTAAAGACAGGCAGATCGGTGAGCTATCAGGCGGTCAGAAACAGAGGGTTTTCATTGCCCGTTCCCTTGTTACGAAACCGAAACTGTTAATACTAGATGAACCGTCCACTGGTATAGATTCCAGAATGCAGAAGGAGTTCTATGAGCTTCTCAATAAACTGAAATCAGAGATTGCCATTGTAATGGTTACTCACGATATCAGTGCAGTTTCAGTTTATGTAGATAAGATTGGCTGTCTGAACAGGAAGTTCCATTATCACGATGATAAAGAAATAAGTCCGCATGATCTGGAAGTATCATATCAGTGTCCTGTAGAACTGATTGCACATGGTGTGCCACACAGGGTACTGAAAGAGCACTGAGGTGAAAACTATGCTTGAAATACTCCAGTATGACTTCATGAGGAATGCAATTCTGGCCGCTATTCTTGCCAGCATCGCATGCGGTATAATCGGCGTTTATGTAGTCGTGAAAAAAATAGTTTTCATCAGCGGTGGTATCACACATGCATCATTCGGTGGAATAGGTATTGGATATTTCCTTGGAATTAATCCGCTATTCGGTCTGATACCGTTCAGTCTTTTTTCTGCAATAGTAATGGGTCTTGTAAGCAAACGTACAAAAGTGGCCGAAGATACTGCAATAGGAATTTTGTGGTCTCTTGGAATGGCCATTGGTATTATTCTGATCTACTGGACCCCGGGCTATGCACCGGATCTAATGACCTATCTTTTTGGTAATATCCTTACAGTTCCAATGTCTGATATATATCTCATGCTGGGACTTGATGCCGTAATTATATTCGTGGTATATGCTTATTATAAACATTTCATGTCACTTTGTTTTGATGAGGAATTCACAAAGGTTTCAGGACTGTCAGCAGAGAAACTTTACCTGCTTCTTCTTTGTCTCATCGCACTCACAGTAGTACTTCTGATAAAAGTAGTTGGTATTATCCTGATAATCGCACTTCTGACAATGCCGGCATCACTTAGCAGGCACTATACCAATAACCTTGGAAAAATGATGTACCTTTCAATCATCTTCGGAGTAATCTTCAGTCTGGCAGGACTCTATCTGTCATATATTTTTGATGCTCCGTCCGGTGCAACGATAATCCTGGCAATGTCAACAGTCTATATACTCCATTTCCTTTATGACGGCCTTAAACCAAAAATAGCATCATGAAAATATGATCATTCTGAAATGATCTCTTTTATCTTTTCAAGGACAAGAATGGCATCTTCTCTTTTGATGTCACGTTCATTTTCTTTGCAGAATTGAAAGAGGCTTTCAGCCTTTTCTTTTGATATAATTCCTTCTTTTTCTGCCGTTCTTGAAATTCCAAAATAGCTTCTTTCCGTGTAATGTGTATTTTTTGCAAGTTGGATTATGAGCCTGCACTGCTCATCATCAATTATGCCTGCTGAGTTCGCAGCTTTCAATGTTTCTCTGATATTGACCATGGGACTTGAAACCGCTTCGAATGTGTCCGGGTTTGTAGCAACAGCAACCTCGTCATCATCTTCGATAACTCCATCCCTGTACCACTCGTAAATCGTCCCGACACCCTCCATTCCATGAACATCAAGTTCAGATGCCCTCAGAGCTCCCATGCTGCAGCCCCCGATAACAGTAACTCCCTCTTTCATTACGTTTATTATTTCTTTATGGGCTGCAGCTGCCCTGCTAAAAAAGATGCCGTCTATTATGCCTATAATTTTGTATCCTTCGCTGGCAGCTTTGCCGATGTCTCCTCTGGATATTGGTGGCCA
It encodes:
- a CDS encoding metal ABC transporter solute-binding protein, Zn/Mn family gives rise to the protein MKKISMLISAFILMGVVLTAGCVDEQSSSSANSGTDSGTLIVGVTILPQQEFVEKIAGDNVEVVVMVPPGADPHSYEPTPSQLTALSKAKMYAMVGSGITVEDTMMSKLADLNPDMQIINCSEGITLLEMDAHEHEGEEHDDGEEGGLDPHIWTSPANVEIMVENIYQGLVKIDPDNQETYLANKNAYLAELNALDEQIQTALAGKEGSSFMVYHPAWGYFANHYGLTEVSVEIEGKEPSVKDMQSVIDLANEKGIKVIFVQSGFSTVSADAIANEIGGEVVELDPLAKDYIDNLAKVAEAFEKGLA
- a CDS encoding metal ABC transporter ATP-binding protein; the protein is MENVIDLKDVWVSYDGVRVLESVNLTVQDKDFLAIIGPNGGGKSTLLKVILGLIKPDKGSVSLLGGKPAKTRRYVGYVPQYHSSNLDFPVTVWDVVLMGRLSHKRPLQRYNEEDRNAALEALKTVGMLDFKDRQIGELSGGQKQRVFIARSLVTKPKLLILDEPSTGIDSRMQKEFYELLNKLKSEIAIVMVTHDISAVSVYVDKIGCLNRKFHYHDDKEISPHDLEVSYQCPVELIAHGVPHRVLKEH
- a CDS encoding metal ABC transporter permease, whose product is MLEILQYDFMRNAILAAILASIACGIIGVYVVVKKIVFISGGITHASFGGIGIGYFLGINPLFGLIPFSLFSAIVMGLVSKRTKVAEDTAIGILWSLGMAIGIILIYWTPGYAPDLMTYLFGNILTVPMSDIYLMLGLDAVIIFVVYAYYKHFMSLCFDEEFTKVSGLSAEKLYLLLLCLIALTVVLLIKVVGIILIIALLTMPASLSRHYTNNLGKMMYLSIIFGVIFSLAGLYLSYIFDAPSGATIILAMSTVYILHFLYDGLKPKIAS
- a CDS encoding TfuA-related McrA-glycine thioamidation protein — protein: MKSKVLIFAGSSISHEDASKILDATYWPPISRGDIGKAASEGYKIIGIIDGIFFSRAAAAHKEIINVMKEGVTVIGGCSMGALRASELDVHGMEGVGTIYEWYRDGVIEDDDEVAVATNPDTFEAVSSPMVNIRETLKAANSAGIIDDEQCRLIIQLAKNTHYTERSYFGISRTAEKEGIISKEKAESLFQFCKENERDIKREDAILVLEKIKEIISE